One part of the Dermacentor andersoni chromosome 2, qqDerAnde1_hic_scaffold, whole genome shotgun sequence genome encodes these proteins:
- the SsRbeta gene encoding translocon-associated protein subunit beta isoform X1 → MNFKMLRIFASILCLLLVHAAEEEVTEARLLVQKRILNKFLVEGKDIIVDYNIYNVGGSAALDIKVSDNSFNPAYFEVTSGLLSFKLNRLAPGSNVTHTVVIRPLTFGYFNFTSADVSYRTSEDSQEIQFAHTAEPGQGGIMPVRDFDRKFSPHVTDWLAFAIMTLPSLGIPFVLWFNSKSKYEAIVKQFKKH, encoded by the exons ATGAACTTCAAG ATGCTGAGAATCTTTGCTAGCATCCTCTGCCTATTGTTGGTTCACGCAGCAGAGGAAGAGGTCACAGAGGCACGGCTACTTGTACAGAAGCGGATACTCAACAAATTTCTTGTTGAGGGCAAAGACATCATTGTTGACTACAACATCTACAATGTTGGTGGGAG TGCAGCGTTGGACATTAAGGTGTCTGACAACTCCTTCAATCCTGCATACTTCGAGGTCACGAGTGGTCTTCTGAGCTTCAAGCTCAACAGGCTTGCTCC CGGCAGCAATGTCACTCACACTGTCGTCATCAGGCCTCTGACATTTGGCTACTTCAACTTCACAAGTGCTGATGTTTCCTACAGGACATCTGAGGACAGCCAAGAGATACAG TTTGCCCACACCGCTGAGCCAGGGCAAGGTGGAATTATGCCAGTGCGCGACTTTGACAGGAAGTTCTCGCCCCATGTG ACTGACTGGCTGGCTTTTGCCATTATGACACTGCCATCTCTCGGAATCCCATTTGTGCTTTGGTTCAACAGCAAGTCGAAATATGAAGCCATCGTGAAGCAATTCAAGAAGCACTAG
- the SsRbeta gene encoding translocon-associated protein subunit beta isoform X2 gives MLRIFASILCLLLVHAAEEEVTEARLLVQKRILNKFLVEGKDIIVDYNIYNVGGSAALDIKVSDNSFNPAYFEVTSGLLSFKLNRLAPGSNVTHTVVIRPLTFGYFNFTSADVSYRTSEDSQEIQFAHTAEPGQGGIMPVRDFDRKFSPHVTDWLAFAIMTLPSLGIPFVLWFNSKSKYEAIVKQFKKH, from the exons ATGCTGAGAATCTTTGCTAGCATCCTCTGCCTATTGTTGGTTCACGCAGCAGAGGAAGAGGTCACAGAGGCACGGCTACTTGTACAGAAGCGGATACTCAACAAATTTCTTGTTGAGGGCAAAGACATCATTGTTGACTACAACATCTACAATGTTGGTGGGAG TGCAGCGTTGGACATTAAGGTGTCTGACAACTCCTTCAATCCTGCATACTTCGAGGTCACGAGTGGTCTTCTGAGCTTCAAGCTCAACAGGCTTGCTCC CGGCAGCAATGTCACTCACACTGTCGTCATCAGGCCTCTGACATTTGGCTACTTCAACTTCACAAGTGCTGATGTTTCCTACAGGACATCTGAGGACAGCCAAGAGATACAG TTTGCCCACACCGCTGAGCCAGGGCAAGGTGGAATTATGCCAGTGCGCGACTTTGACAGGAAGTTCTCGCCCCATGTG ACTGACTGGCTGGCTTTTGCCATTATGACACTGCCATCTCTCGGAATCCCATTTGTGCTTTGGTTCAACAGCAAGTCGAAATATGAAGCCATCGTGAAGCAATTCAAGAAGCACTAG